The following coding sequences are from one Roseofilum capinflatum BLCC-M114 window:
- a CDS encoding VWA domain-containing protein, whose translation MAEEILRNRDYTLIIDKSNSMSLQDQPEGKSRWQAAQESTFKVAQFCEKLDPDGITVYLFAANFRRYDNVTASKVEQIFQENTPSGITKFDQVLEHALNNYFERKSAGQAKENGETFLVITDGIEGEEEKKGAIALIRDASTKIDRDEELAISFIQVGKDPKVTEFLKALDDRMVEVGAKFDIVDTVIMEEMESMTLTDVLMNAIYD comes from the coding sequence ATGGCAGAAGAGATTCTCAGAAACCGCGACTATACTCTGATTATCGACAAAAGTAATAGTATGTCGCTACAAGATCAGCCGGAAGGTAAAAGTCGGTGGCAAGCGGCTCAAGAGTCTACATTTAAGGTAGCCCAATTCTGTGAAAAACTCGATCCAGATGGGATTACGGTTTATTTGTTTGCCGCTAACTTCCGCCGCTATGATAATGTCACGGCTAGTAAGGTCGAGCAAATCTTCCAGGAAAATACGCCCTCTGGAATCACTAAGTTCGATCAAGTGCTTGAACATGCCCTGAATAATTATTTTGAGCGCAAAAGTGCCGGTCAAGCCAAAGAAAACGGGGAAACCTTTTTGGTGATTACAGATGGTATTGAAGGGGAGGAAGAAAAGAAAGGGGCGATCGCCTTAATTCGAGATGCATCGACTAAAATCGATCGCGATGAAGAGTTGGCGATTTCCTTTATTCAAGTGGGTAAAGATCCCAAAGTGACGGAGTTTCTCAAGGCTTTAGATGACCGCATGGTTGAAGTCGGTGCGAAATTCGACATTGTGGATACTGTTATCATGGAGGAAATGGAGTCCATGACCCTGACGGATGTGTTGATGAACGCTATTTATGATTAG
- the coaD gene encoding pantetheine-phosphate adenylyltransferase: MTAIYPGSFDPITLGHLDIIERGSRLFHQVIVVIMINPNKQPLFSVAKRMSQIQKATEHLPQVKVDSFDGLTVNYAKMQGAQVLLRGLRVVSDFEKELQMAHTNKTLLEEIETVFLATSTEYGFLSSSLVKEIAKFGASVDHLVPHHVALDIYQCYNKTPPP; encoded by the coding sequence TTGACTGCCATCTACCCAGGAAGCTTCGATCCCATCACCCTCGGCCATCTCGATATCATTGAACGAGGATCTCGCCTATTCCACCAGGTGATTGTCGTGATCATGATCAACCCCAACAAACAGCCCCTATTTTCGGTGGCTAAACGCATGAGTCAAATTCAAAAAGCGACCGAACATTTACCCCAGGTCAAAGTTGACAGTTTTGATGGTCTAACCGTAAACTATGCTAAAATGCAAGGCGCTCAAGTATTGCTGAGGGGTCTGAGAGTGGTGTCAGACTTTGAAAAAGAACTCCAAATGGCCCACACCAATAAAACCCTCCTAGAGGAAATCGAAACGGTGTTTCTGGCAACGTCTACAGAATACGGCTTTCTGAGTAGTAGTCTGGTTAAAGAAATCGCCAAATTTGGCGCTTCCGTCGATCACCTAGTTCCCCATCACGTTGCCCTCGATATCTACCAATGCTACAACAAGACCCCTCCCCCATAA
- the ndhN gene encoding NAD(P)H-quinone oxidoreductase subunit N has product MALIITGKKLIRDLENAGTLGMYVPLEGGEEGRYIRRVRAAGYTALSLDARGLGDLSAYLTGVHGVRPAHLGKKSSGKKAAVGDVYFIPPIIQTQVAQLPPKSKGLLLWILEGHILSSEELGYLAELPSLEPKVKVIVELGGDRDVRWLPLKQAISGS; this is encoded by the coding sequence ATGGCACTAATTATCACGGGTAAGAAGCTCATTCGAGACTTAGAGAACGCAGGCACACTGGGCATGTATGTGCCCCTAGAAGGAGGAGAAGAGGGACGCTATATCCGGCGCGTCCGAGCAGCCGGTTATACTGCCCTGTCCCTGGACGCACGAGGTTTAGGAGATTTATCTGCTTATTTAACAGGAGTACACGGGGTTCGCCCTGCCCATTTGGGTAAAAAGAGCAGTGGTAAAAAAGCGGCTGTTGGTGATGTCTATTTTATCCCACCGATTATTCAAACCCAAGTGGCTCAACTCCCTCCCAAGTCCAAAGGGTTATTGTTATGGATTCTTGAAGGCCATATTCTATCCTCAGAAGAACTCGGTTATCTAGCAGAGTTACCCAGTTTAGAGCCTAAAGTGAAAGTGATTGTGGAATTAGGGGGCGATCGCGATGTTCGTTGGCTCCCCCTGAAACAAGCCATATCAGGTTCCTAG
- a CDS encoding C40 family peptidase yields the protein MISIEQLTTTQAYQFHGDVNLYNSCEAKELATQGAGDRQFHVLGSPQNNALPILLCEDDYSCWLSLNDLDKIDLALAPYQPRPLIRAEIEKRINGVIAYTQNAMNQPNEYLWGGTVPPNYDCSGLMQAAFASVGIWLPRDAYQQHNFTQPISLEEAQPGDLLFFSSGKRITHVALYLGNHQYIHSSGKYRGRNGIGIDSLASESDSISQYYATTFCGLGRVIAGYISTGNPESQFECPLSVNS from the coding sequence ATGATCTCGATTGAACAACTGACTACAACCCAAGCTTATCAATTTCATGGTGATGTCAATTTATACAACTCCTGTGAAGCAAAAGAGTTAGCGACGCAGGGGGCTGGCGATCGCCAATTTCACGTTCTTGGATCTCCCCAAAACAACGCCCTTCCCATCCTCCTCTGTGAAGACGATTATTCCTGCTGGTTATCCTTAAACGACCTCGATAAAATCGATTTGGCTCTGGCTCCCTATCAACCCCGTCCCCTCATCCGCGCCGAAATTGAAAAGAGAATTAATGGCGTAATTGCCTACACTCAAAACGCCATGAATCAACCGAATGAATATCTCTGGGGAGGAACTGTTCCCCCCAATTACGATTGTTCCGGACTAATGCAAGCCGCATTTGCCTCCGTTGGCATCTGGTTACCCAGAGATGCTTATCAACAACACAACTTTACCCAACCCATTTCCCTCGAAGAAGCACAACCCGGCGATCTCCTCTTTTTCTCCTCTGGAAAACGCATTACCCATGTCGCTTTATATTTAGGCAATCACCAATATATTCATAGCTCAGGAAAATATCGGGGGCGCAATGGCATAGGCATAGATAGTTTAGCTTCTGAATCCGATTCCATTAGCCAATACTACGCTACAACTTTCTGTGGATTGGGTCGAGTTATCGCTGGATATATCAGTACAGGCAATCCAGAATCTCAATTTGAATGTCCACTATCAGTCAATTCATGA
- a CDS encoding DUF2157 domain-containing protein, whose product MAEKFRRQLRQEAEIWKSEGLISEEIYTQLSDRYQFDRLEADASNRFIAVLVGLGAVLLGLGAITFVAANWQGWPRSLKIALLLSSLIASHTLGFYLWRFPGDRWQHRFGQGLLLLGTLLLGANLGLMSQMFHLDGPIYQLYLIWGLGVTGLAISLRTTLLGFVSLVLMALAYGFSLDDWLAPGGLPGIAGILQHAPLITGVVGIILARWWNSRVIFALMMVALIPTVWIQLAAIGVWAVPVVVKVILGLTLPPAFLWSYDDRAIALGNFDHRPFQPIARRLALLLIALQLYLFSFHGWWNGWGSWGNVDPSLGGWGLSLDILALVGLSLWQWFQLAKSRRSPHKWHLESASLLILNLLAITAALFLWHSLIYPLPIFAPLIINIQIFLLAITFIRRGLKWGTRLGFWSGLVLLTGQIISRMLEYETGLLLKSIVFILCGLGVMAAGFWFEKQHQKT is encoded by the coding sequence ATGGCCGAAAAATTTCGTCGCCAACTGCGTCAAGAGGCGGAGATTTGGAAATCTGAAGGATTAATTTCTGAAGAAATTTATACTCAATTGTCCGATCGCTATCAATTCGATCGCCTGGAAGCGGATGCGAGTAACCGGTTTATTGCCGTGTTGGTGGGCTTGGGAGCAGTATTATTGGGGTTAGGAGCAATCACGTTTGTGGCGGCGAATTGGCAAGGCTGGCCGCGATCGCTCAAAATTGCCCTATTATTGTCCAGTTTAATCGCATCCCATACTCTGGGATTTTACTTATGGCGCTTTCCTGGCGATCGCTGGCAACATCGATTTGGTCAAGGGTTACTGCTCTTGGGAACCCTACTCCTAGGCGCGAACTTGGGATTAATGTCCCAAATGTTTCATCTAGATGGCCCCATTTATCAGCTCTATCTGATTTGGGGATTAGGCGTAACCGGTTTAGCCATTAGTCTGCGAACAACCCTTTTAGGCTTCGTTTCCCTGGTGTTAATGGCTCTGGCTTATGGATTTAGCCTAGATGATTGGTTGGCTCCAGGAGGCTTACCCGGCATTGCCGGAATTTTGCAACATGCCCCCTTAATCACGGGAGTAGTCGGAATCATTTTAGCCCGTTGGTGGAATTCACGGGTCATTTTTGCCTTAATGATGGTGGCACTGATCCCCACCGTCTGGATACAGTTAGCGGCGATCGGGGTATGGGCGGTTCCTGTAGTTGTGAAAGTCATATTAGGGTTAACTTTGCCACCAGCGTTTTTGTGGAGTTATGACGATCGCGCGATCGCCTTGGGCAACTTCGATCATCGTCCCTTTCAACCCATTGCTCGCCGACTCGCCCTATTGCTGATCGCCCTACAGTTATACCTGTTTTCCTTCCATGGATGGTGGAATGGGTGGGGAAGTTGGGGGAACGTCGATCCAAGCCTAGGGGGATGGGGCTTAAGCCTCGATATTTTAGCCCTAGTGGGCTTGAGCCTATGGCAATGGTTTCAACTGGCCAAATCTCGGCGATCGCCCCATAAATGGCATTTAGAGAGCGCTAGTCTTCTTATCTTAAACCTTTTAGCCATAACCGCCGCTCTCTTCCTCTGGCATAGTCTCATTTACCCCTTACCCATTTTTGCCCCCCTCATCATCAACATCCAAATCTTCCTACTCGCCATCACCTTCATTCGTCGGGGATTAAAATGGGGAACCCGATTAGGATTTTGGAGTGGATTAGTATTACTGACCGGGCAAATTATCAGCCGCATGTTAGAATACGAAACCGGATTACTCTTAAAATCCATAGTCTTTATACTCTGCGGCTTAGGCGTAATGGCAGCCGGATTCTGGTTTGAGAAACAGCACCAAAAAACTTAA
- a CDS encoding mechanosensitive ion channel family protein, with protein MKTARFIAIFSLAVGLILTIQPTAIAQLPFLTQQPITPQEHNTPWWDLNKAQPCGRYWCSEVHLYSTKVLTGELKLAVQSNLESESPDEAIIKVEQRAKLVQSSINRGINAITQNYEFPHSSDDKNWTFWWFWNQNKLKHPLTPRLAVGIKNNETVVYAPPQPQFGIFRSATVVTITDVDSRANFTTVEKLGEIWSANLELAFSEILWGKEFDAKYPWIRSKIAFLVIILSLSIFVLLYSAREKLTTWRRKLKDQIKTLIKSLEVDAQENSGETLEKEADTNSIQFSDLPSESSANTINLSHRPKINKKKLKKIHLRFKYFFRLNPLKVSRKKLSSQIFFIQQTQNLIELFRRIFLILQPSVLLVGLALTFGLFRTTRFLTFAFIVQAILLPTLWISITIIDKFCDIIIDSTLNKWAKEKQEIDPSSNRYTLRVTTYSPAIKQGKHALFSALGIYITMNLLGVNINVLASVGVLTVVLAFISRNLLEDMLNGILILWTDRYAQGDFVEINNFSGTVEMINLYVTHLRNLDGQLIIIPNGQVSTVINSTKDWSRSNLTIKIALGADLKKAMEIIKQVSNELEQDEEWKDKILEPVNILGVDDISHEGTIIRFLIKTVPGEQWAVSRTFRLRIKKSLDEAGIALGIPQQIWCTTPTGSYIPKSEDRLEPPSSVDKDTKFG; from the coding sequence ATGAAAACAGCTCGTTTTATTGCTATTTTTAGCCTAGCCGTGGGTTTAATTCTTACTATTCAGCCCACGGCGATCGCTCAACTGCCTTTCTTAACACAACAACCGATTACGCCCCAAGAACATAATACCCCTTGGTGGGATCTCAACAAAGCTCAACCCTGTGGACGATATTGGTGCAGTGAAGTTCATCTTTATAGCACCAAAGTTTTAACAGGAGAATTAAAACTTGCGGTTCAGTCTAATTTGGAATCTGAAAGCCCAGATGAAGCCATCATCAAGGTTGAGCAAAGAGCAAAATTAGTCCAATCTTCAATCAATAGAGGGATTAACGCAATTACTCAAAATTATGAATTTCCTCACAGCTCTGATGACAAAAACTGGACTTTTTGGTGGTTTTGGAATCAAAATAAACTTAAACATCCCCTCACACCACGATTAGCTGTTGGGATCAAAAATAATGAAACTGTAGTTTACGCACCTCCTCAGCCTCAGTTTGGAATTTTCAGATCGGCCACAGTAGTTACCATTACTGATGTAGATTCTCGCGCTAATTTTACTACGGTTGAAAAATTAGGAGAAATTTGGAGTGCCAACTTAGAATTAGCATTTAGCGAAATTTTATGGGGGAAAGAATTTGATGCCAAATATCCTTGGATTCGCTCAAAAATAGCCTTCCTCGTAATCATATTAAGTTTGAGTATTTTTGTGTTACTGTATAGTGCAAGAGAAAAGCTGACTACATGGAGAAGAAAGCTTAAAGATCAGATCAAAACATTAATCAAATCCCTTGAAGTTGATGCCCAGGAAAATTCTGGAGAGACCCTAGAAAAAGAAGCTGACACCAACTCCATCCAATTTTCTGATTTACCATCAGAAAGTTCTGCTAATACAATTAATCTGAGTCACAGACCAAAAATCAATAAAAAAAAGTTAAAAAAAATACATTTAAGATTTAAATACTTTTTTAGATTAAACCCGCTTAAGGTATCCAGAAAAAAGCTTTCTTCTCAAATATTTTTCATCCAGCAAACACAAAATTTAATTGAATTATTTAGAAGGATTTTTTTGATCTTGCAGCCCTCAGTCTTGTTGGTTGGTTTAGCTTTGACGTTTGGGCTATTTAGAACGACAAGATTTTTAACCTTTGCCTTTATTGTTCAAGCCATTTTACTGCCGACTCTTTGGATTTCAATTACTATAATTGATAAGTTTTGCGACATTATTATTGATTCTACATTAAATAAGTGGGCTAAAGAAAAACAAGAAATAGATCCTTCGTCTAATCGTTATACTTTGCGGGTTACAACCTATTCTCCAGCCATAAAACAGGGTAAACATGCGTTATTTAGTGCCTTGGGTATTTATATCACGATGAATTTGTTAGGCGTGAACATTAATGTTCTAGCCAGTGTCGGCGTTTTAACAGTTGTATTGGCATTTATTTCGCGAAATTTATTAGAAGATATGCTCAATGGAATTTTAATCCTCTGGACAGATCGCTATGCCCAGGGAGATTTTGTTGAGATTAATAATTTTTCGGGTACAGTGGAAATGATTAATCTTTATGTTACCCATCTCAGGAATTTAGATGGTCAACTGATCATTATCCCCAATGGTCAAGTCTCCACAGTGATTAACAGTACCAAAGATTGGTCAAGAAGTAATTTAACGATTAAAATTGCTTTAGGTGCAGATTTGAAAAAGGCGATGGAAATCATTAAGCAAGTCTCTAATGAACTGGAACAGGATGAAGAATGGAAAGATAAAATCTTAGAACCGGTGAATATTTTAGGAGTCGATGATATTTCCCATGAAGGAACCATTATTCGCTTTTTGATTAAAACTGTTCCTGGCGAACAATGGGCGGTGTCTCGGACATTTCGTTTACGGATTAAGAAGTCTTTAGATGAAGCGGGGATTGCTTTAGGTATTCCTCAGCAAATTTGGTGTACTACTCCTACCGGATCTTATATCCCTAAATCTGAGGATAGGCTTGAACCTCCTAGTTCAGTAGATAAGGATACAAAATTCGGTTAA
- the ruvC gene encoding crossover junction endodeoxyribonuclease RuvC, with product MQKRILGLDPGLARLGFGILDCEQCEDTQEERLKPLDFGVITTPSGQAVGDRLCTLYEDLQAIVTQWQPDLAAIEKLFFYRMGNTILVAQARGVLLLVLAQHQIPMVEYTPAQVKQTLTGYGRADKEEVQESVMLELALEEIPKPDDAADALAIALTAWLTMNNEQ from the coding sequence ATTCAAAAACGGATTTTAGGGTTAGATCCAGGATTAGCCCGTTTAGGGTTCGGTATTCTAGACTGTGAGCAATGCGAGGACACTCAAGAGGAGCGATTGAAGCCGTTGGATTTTGGGGTGATTACGACCCCAAGCGGCCAAGCGGTGGGCGATCGCCTCTGTACTCTTTATGAGGATCTGCAAGCCATTGTCACCCAGTGGCAGCCGGATCTGGCGGCGATCGAAAAGTTGTTTTTCTATCGTATGGGCAATACGATTTTGGTGGCTCAAGCGCGAGGGGTTCTGCTCCTGGTTTTGGCTCAACACCAGATTCCTATGGTTGAATATACTCCTGCCCAAGTCAAGCAAACTCTGACGGGATATGGCAGGGCTGATAAGGAGGAAGTCCAAGAATCAGTGATGCTAGAGTTAGCCCTAGAAGAGATTCCCAAGCCAGATGATGCGGCGGATGCGTTGGCGATCGCCCTAACCGCCTGGTTAACAATGAACAATGAACAATGA
- a CDS encoding EamA family transporter — protein sequence MDNTDLDNSKARSAEETLRKVNQDLERLQEELAHQLSQDGQPLGDRGARLLEEIRTLEGLAHRLRSQIESKHLEQIPKVPGPSAQEETVNPPPEMTPKPKPQTKDGQVVAGLLLAFLSACVLSLFNVTLKILLKLSPEPRLVLGVFPVDGLITPGLGNSLLILFLRMIVIMLVFPILATVLYPSVWSDIKRFIESNDYDHMLKVVGSGFFLFLSQVCIYIAIGNIPTGIAITIFFIYPIVTVFASWALFGDRPNLARIIAMAVILAGGIMALPQGGIEGNTQLGIAAAVGAGVTFAGYVLLVGMGTKKLHPIPFSLVSFAAIFVFSGISLLFPLPEGLGVVIEPNTQMGLLIGGTILGLLTLGSYLLNNFAIRFAGPALASIVGASGPALTALFSLFLIAEALRTQQWIGLGLVSLGVLGMSLERMLAPKKA from the coding sequence ATGGACAATACGGACTTAGATAACTCTAAGGCAAGAAGTGCCGAAGAGACTTTAAGGAAAGTCAATCAAGACCTGGAAAGGCTACAAGAGGAGCTGGCCCATCAACTGAGTCAGGATGGACAGCCCCTCGGCGATCGAGGAGCTAGACTTCTGGAGGAAATTAGAACTCTGGAGGGTTTGGCCCATCGCTTGCGATCGCAAATTGAGAGCAAACACCTTGAGCAGATCCCAAAGGTTCCTGGGCCTTCTGCACAGGAAGAAACGGTTAATCCCCCTCCAGAGATGACTCCGAAACCCAAGCCACAGACGAAAGATGGTCAAGTGGTAGCCGGTTTACTCTTAGCCTTCTTATCCGCTTGTGTGCTTTCTTTATTCAACGTCACCCTGAAAATTTTATTAAAGCTTTCCCCCGAACCTCGACTGGTGTTAGGGGTGTTTCCAGTAGATGGGTTGATTACTCCAGGGTTAGGCAATTCCTTGCTCATCCTGTTTTTACGCATGATTGTGATCATGTTGGTCTTCCCTATCTTGGCCACAGTTCTCTATCCTTCGGTTTGGTCAGACATCAAGCGCTTTATCGAGTCCAATGATTATGACCACATGCTGAAGGTGGTGGGCAGTGGGTTCTTTCTCTTTTTGTCCCAAGTCTGTATTTATATTGCCATTGGTAATATTCCCACAGGGATTGCGATCACCATTTTCTTTATCTATCCGATTGTCACCGTATTTGCTTCATGGGCCCTATTTGGCGATCGCCCCAACCTAGCTCGTATTATTGCCATGGCCGTTATCCTGGCTGGAGGGATCATGGCCCTGCCCCAAGGGGGGATCGAGGGCAATACCCAACTCGGTATCGCGGCTGCCGTTGGTGCTGGGGTCACCTTCGCCGGTTACGTGCTTTTAGTGGGTATGGGAACCAAGAAATTACACCCCATTCCCTTTTCTCTCGTCTCCTTTGCAGCCATTTTTGTCTTTTCTGGAATTTCCCTCCTGTTTCCCTTACCAGAAGGCTTGGGCGTAGTTATTGAACCGAATACTCAAATGGGTCTGCTGATTGGCGGGACGATTTTGGGCCTTCTCACCCTGGGTAGCTATTTACTCAATAACTTTGCTATTCGCTTTGCAGGGCCCGCTTTAGCCTCTATCGTGGGAGCTAGTGGCCCCGCACTGACCGCTCTGTTTAGCCTATTTTTGATTGCTGAGGCCCTCAGAACTCAGCAATGGATAGGTTTAGGATTGGTGAGTTTAGGGGTGTTGGGCATGAGCTTAGAACGCATGTTAGCCCCCAAAAAAGCCTAA
- a CDS encoding GDYXXLXY domain-containing protein, producing the protein MSPSTVSDSLQTSLKRTQIPWWRFILPLAIQVSLVLTIPGQAFYTRVTGTTVILQTQPVDPYDWLRGYSQTLSYDISRWETLQNLPGWDRLSATPNQLSREFYLILEQPQTENQGELPAAWKAISVSPSLPENLPSNQIALRGRVNQGQLVYGLETYYMPEDQRQKINQEINLAQQQEGQPFVVEVKVDHRGHSVPIKLCINDQCYQF; encoded by the coding sequence ATGTCTCCCTCTACCGTTTCTGACTCTCTGCAAACCTCCCTAAAACGCACTCAAATTCCCTGGTGGCGTTTCATTCTTCCCTTAGCCATTCAGGTCAGTTTAGTCCTCACCATTCCCGGTCAAGCCTTCTACACTAGAGTGACCGGAACAACCGTCATTTTGCAAACCCAACCCGTCGATCCCTACGATTGGCTACGGGGCTATTCCCAAACCCTAAGTTATGATATTTCTCGCTGGGAAACCCTGCAAAATCTTCCCGGATGGGATCGGTTATCCGCGACACCGAACCAACTCAGTCGGGAGTTTTATCTAATCTTAGAACAACCACAAACAGAAAACCAGGGAGAACTCCCCGCAGCTTGGAAAGCCATTTCAGTCAGTCCTAGTTTACCCGAAAACTTACCCTCGAATCAAATTGCTTTGCGTGGACGAGTCAATCAAGGACAATTGGTTTATGGGTTAGAAACCTATTATATGCCAGAAGATCAACGTCAAAAAATCAATCAGGAAATCAACTTAGCGCAACAACAAGAAGGGCAACCCTTTGTTGTAGAAGTTAAAGTCGATCATCGCGGGCATTCAGTTCCCATTAAACTCTGCATTAATGACCAATGTTATCAGTTTTGA
- a CDS encoding inorganic phosphate transporter, whose translation MDLLLPVLLAFYVACNLGANDVANSMGTSVGSKAITLTQAAIIAGILEFTGAVWFGGRVSETLATDLIHLEEFAPDLQLLFLGMVSVLLACGLWLQIATSFGLPVASSHAIVGAIAGFSGVAIGTEAIDWSTLGRISLVWVITPVVSGSLAMVFYNRLKAWVLDHPQAQFRLQEWIPWICTGLFSIFGAIVLPTLFSSVSIPQIPNHTAMIGTAALGTVALTALTWHRLQPERPLEAVFAQFQVISACFVAFAHGSNDVGNAIAPLAVISQIRQSEILIPGDFHVPLWSLMVGAIGIVFGLAIWGKNVISTVGENITSLKPSGGFCAEVATATTILLASRLGFPVSTSHALVGAVVGIGLVQRSPSSPLKFNTLKEIALVWAITLPLTASISATILAIVRLFSA comes from the coding sequence ATGGATTTACTCTTACCTGTTCTACTGGCCTTCTACGTCGCCTGCAATTTGGGTGCGAATGATGTGGCCAATTCCATGGGAACATCCGTCGGATCGAAAGCCATTACCCTCACCCAGGCCGCCATTATTGCTGGCATCCTAGAATTTACGGGCGCGGTTTGGTTTGGGGGTCGAGTTTCCGAAACCTTGGCCACTGACTTAATTCATCTAGAAGAATTTGCCCCCGATCTCCAACTTCTATTTCTGGGGATGGTTTCCGTACTGCTGGCCTGTGGACTCTGGTTACAAATTGCCACCAGTTTCGGCCTCCCCGTGGCCTCCTCTCATGCTATTGTCGGGGCGATCGCCGGATTTAGTGGGGTGGCGATCGGCACAGAAGCCATTGATTGGTCTACCCTGGGGCGTATTTCCCTGGTTTGGGTGATTACCCCAGTTGTGAGTGGAAGCCTGGCCATGGTCTTTTATAATCGCCTCAAAGCCTGGGTTTTAGACCATCCCCAAGCTCAGTTCAGGCTGCAAGAATGGATTCCCTGGATCTGTACCGGTTTATTCAGTATTTTTGGGGCGATCGTTTTGCCCACCCTCTTTTCCAGTGTCTCCATTCCCCAGATTCCCAACCATACCGCCATGATAGGCACAGCCGCCCTAGGGACGGTAGCCCTAACAGCCCTCACTTGGCATCGCCTCCAGCCAGAGCGACCCCTAGAAGCCGTTTTTGCCCAATTTCAGGTGATCAGCGCCTGTTTTGTCGCCTTTGCCCATGGCTCCAATGATGTGGGCAATGCGATCGCCCCCTTAGCCGTAATTAGCCAAATTCGCCAAAGTGAGATTCTAATTCCCGGAGACTTTCACGTACCCCTCTGGAGTTTAATGGTGGGAGCGATCGGGATCGTCTTCGGACTCGCCATTTGGGGAAAAAACGTAATTTCTACCGTCGGCGAAAACATTACCTCCCTCAAACCCAGTGGGGGATTTTGTGCCGAAGTGGCCACAGCCACCACCATTTTACTCGCCTCTCGGTTGGGCTTTCCCGTCTCCACCTCCCATGCTCTCGTCGGTGCGGTCGTCGGGATCGGACTGGTGCAGCGATCGCCCTCTTCCCCCCTAAAATTCAACACCCTCAAAGAAATTGCCTTAGTTTGGGCGATCACCCTCCCCCTGACTGCTAGTATAAGTGCTACTATCTTGGCAATAGTTCGCCTGTTTTCGGCATAA